One stretch of Aquisalimonas asiatica DNA includes these proteins:
- a CDS encoding efflux RND transporter periplasmic adaptor subunit has protein sequence MTLRKKLILTLLAVAVIGLLGLALWPAPVPVSTVTAERGHFAETVEDEGRTRLPDPHTVSAPITGYLRRVTLEPGDGVTAGQTLLELEPTPAPALDARSRSQAREATAAARARLDAAEAELEARQIQHQLARSEDQRYQQMYDRELVSTEQMERIRAQRESARTAERSARHAVDVARFELDAARAVLEIADGERAPGDQPRLQVPSPIDGVVTRRHRYSEGPVNAGDPVLDVGDLSTLEVQVDLLSMDAVRVRPGMAVTLERWGGSEDLQGEVRRVEPGGFLRVSALGVDEQRVPVRVAITSPREAWEALGDGFRVEARFILWEDDDVLQVPTSALFRSDGQWSVYVVSNGRADRRPIEPGRRSGLQTQILDGLASGERVITHPGDRVSDGARVRADD, from the coding sequence ATGACCTTGCGCAAGAAGCTCATCCTCACCCTACTCGCGGTGGCCGTCATCGGCCTGCTGGGGCTGGCCCTGTGGCCGGCGCCCGTGCCGGTCAGCACCGTCACGGCGGAGCGCGGCCACTTCGCCGAGACCGTGGAGGACGAGGGGCGCACACGCCTACCGGACCCGCACACGGTCTCCGCCCCCATCACCGGCTACCTTCGGCGCGTCACGCTCGAGCCCGGTGACGGCGTCACCGCCGGGCAGACGCTGCTGGAGCTGGAGCCGACGCCTGCCCCTGCGCTGGATGCCCGCTCCCGCAGTCAGGCCCGGGAGGCCACGGCCGCGGCCCGCGCCCGCCTGGATGCCGCGGAGGCCGAGCTGGAAGCCCGGCAGATCCAGCATCAGCTCGCCCGCTCCGAGGATCAGCGTTACCAGCAGATGTACGACCGGGAGCTCGTCTCCACGGAGCAGATGGAGCGCATCCGCGCCCAGCGCGAATCCGCCCGCACCGCCGAGCGATCGGCCCGGCACGCGGTGGACGTGGCCCGCTTCGAGCTGGATGCCGCCCGGGCCGTGCTGGAGATCGCCGACGGCGAACGCGCACCGGGTGATCAGCCCCGGCTGCAGGTTCCGTCGCCCATCGACGGCGTGGTCACCCGCCGCCACCGCTACAGCGAAGGGCCGGTGAACGCGGGCGACCCGGTGCTGGACGTCGGGGATCTGTCGACCCTGGAAGTCCAGGTGGACCTGCTGTCCATGGACGCCGTGCGTGTGCGGCCCGGGATGGCGGTGACCCTGGAGCGCTGGGGTGGCAGCGAGGACCTGCAGGGCGAAGTCCGCCGGGTGGAGCCGGGCGGCTTTCTGCGCGTCTCCGCCCTGGGCGTGGATGAGCAGCGCGTGCCCGTGCGCGTGGCGATCACCTCGCCCCGCGAGGCCTGGGAGGCCCTCGGCGACGGGTTTCGGGTCGAGGCCCGGTTCATCCTCTGGGAGGATGACGATGTCCTTCAGGTGCCCACCAGCGCCCTGTTCCGCAGTGATGGCCAGTGGTCCGTCTACGTGGTCAGCAACGGCCGCGCCGACCGCCGCCCGATCGAGCCCGGCCGGCGCAGCGGCCTGCAAACCCAGATCCTCGACGGGCTGGCGTCAGGCGAGCGGGTGATCACCCACCCGGGTGATCGCGTGAGCGACGGCGCACGGGTCCGGGCGGACGACTGA
- a CDS encoding molybdopterin-dependent oxidoreductase has translation MNSSHAPEGTLTSTHWGTYRVQTRDGRVTALTGFEKDPDPSPIGQGIVDVLEGPLRIDAPMVRRGWLEHGPGPAGGARGRDEFVEVSWPRAIELVAGELARVRDQYGNEAIYGGSYGWSSAGRFHHAQSQLKRFLNSIGGYTTSVNTYSYAAAEVTLPYVLGDFYSMINGATSWDVIRERTGLFVAFGGVPLKNGQVTNGGVSRHVQRQGLLSAAEAGVKVVNVSPLRSDVLDEARMEWCALRPGTDVALLLAIAYTLDNEGLADRAFLDRYTVGFDRFRAYFQGEVDGVPKTPAWAAGKTGLAAERIHALAVEMASQRTMISVSWSLTRQDNGEQPYWAAIAVAAMLGQLGTPGGGIGFGYSAMNAIGDNYRGIPGAALPQGRNPVEGFIPVARISDMLLHPGETFEYNGMTGTYPRIRLVYWAGGNPFHHHQDLVRLREAWQRPDTVIAHEWCWNAHAKHADIVLPANTSLERNDIALSVREPFLIYMEQAIESVGQSMADYDIFTALADALGARETFTEGRDEAAWLEYLYAGTRERAATHGVQLPDFESLKAQGWFEAPARDEPQVLLKAFRDDPDANPLKTPSGRIEIFSETVAGFGYAECPGYPFWKDPVEWLGAADATTPLHLISNQPATKLHSQLDHGQHSRSGKRNGREPVVIHPDDAAPRGIRDGSPVRLFNERGSCLCTAVVSDEVRPGVLQVSTGAWYDPPAEEGTGLSCLHGNPNVLTRDQGTSRLAQGPSALSCLVDIEAYAGDPPPMTAFTPPPIRRGD, from the coding sequence ATGAACAGCTCGCACGCGCCCGAAGGGACGCTCACTTCCACCCACTGGGGAACGTATCGCGTACAGACCCGTGACGGTCGGGTGACCGCCCTCACGGGCTTCGAGAAGGACCCGGACCCGTCGCCCATCGGGCAGGGGATTGTCGACGTGCTCGAAGGCCCGCTGCGCATCGACGCCCCCATGGTGCGCCGCGGCTGGCTGGAACACGGCCCCGGCCCGGCAGGCGGTGCCCGCGGGCGGGATGAGTTCGTGGAAGTCTCCTGGCCCCGGGCCATCGAACTGGTCGCCGGCGAGCTGGCGCGGGTGCGCGACCAGTACGGCAACGAGGCCATCTACGGCGGCTCCTACGGCTGGTCCAGCGCCGGGCGCTTCCACCACGCCCAGAGCCAGCTGAAGCGGTTCCTCAACAGCATCGGCGGCTACACCACGTCGGTGAACACCTACAGCTACGCCGCGGCGGAAGTCACCCTGCCTTACGTGCTCGGCGACTTCTACTCCATGATCAATGGCGCCACCAGCTGGGATGTCATCCGCGAGCGCACCGGGTTGTTCGTCGCCTTTGGTGGCGTGCCGCTCAAAAACGGCCAGGTCACCAACGGTGGTGTCAGCCGGCATGTGCAGCGCCAGGGGTTGCTGAGCGCCGCCGAGGCCGGCGTGAAAGTGGTGAACGTTAGCCCGCTGCGCTCCGACGTGCTGGACGAGGCGCGGATGGAGTGGTGCGCCCTCCGCCCCGGAACGGATGTGGCGCTGCTGCTTGCCATTGCCTACACACTCGACAACGAGGGGCTGGCGGATCGGGCGTTTCTCGACCGGTATACGGTGGGATTCGACCGCTTCCGCGCCTACTTCCAGGGCGAGGTGGACGGTGTGCCAAAGACGCCCGCGTGGGCAGCGGGCAAGACCGGCCTGGCGGCGGAGCGGATTCACGCTCTGGCCGTGGAGATGGCCAGCCAGCGCACCATGATCTCGGTGAGCTGGTCGCTGACGCGCCAGGACAACGGCGAGCAGCCCTACTGGGCGGCCATCGCCGTCGCCGCCATGCTTGGTCAGCTGGGCACCCCGGGCGGCGGAATCGGCTTTGGCTACAGCGCCATGAACGCCATCGGCGACAACTACCGGGGCATCCCCGGCGCCGCGCTGCCCCAGGGCCGCAACCCGGTGGAGGGGTTCATTCCCGTGGCGCGCATCAGCGACATGCTGCTGCACCCCGGCGAGACGTTCGAATACAACGGCATGACCGGCACCTACCCGCGCATCCGGCTGGTGTACTGGGCCGGTGGCAACCCGTTCCACCACCACCAGGATCTGGTCAGGCTGCGCGAGGCCTGGCAGCGGCCCGATACCGTGATCGCCCACGAGTGGTGCTGGAACGCACACGCGAAACACGCCGACATCGTGCTGCCCGCCAACACCTCGCTTGAGCGCAACGATATTGCGCTGTCGGTGCGGGAGCCGTTCCTGATCTACATGGAACAGGCCATCGAATCGGTGGGGCAGAGCATGGCCGACTACGACATCTTCACCGCGCTCGCCGACGCCCTGGGCGCGCGGGAGACCTTCACTGAAGGGCGTGACGAGGCCGCATGGCTGGAATACCTGTATGCGGGCACCCGCGAGCGGGCGGCAACGCACGGCGTCCAGTTACCGGATTTCGAGTCGCTGAAAGCGCAGGGGTGGTTCGAGGCGCCGGCCCGGGACGAGCCGCAGGTGTTGTTGAAGGCGTTCCGCGATGACCCGGACGCCAACCCCCTGAAAACCCCCAGCGGACGCATCGAGATCTTCTCCGAGACCGTGGCCGGGTTCGGCTACGCGGAGTGCCCCGGTTACCCGTTCTGGAAGGACCCGGTGGAGTGGCTCGGCGCGGCGGACGCCACCACACCGCTGCACCTGATCTCCAACCAGCCGGCCACGAAGCTGCACTCTCAGCTTGATCACGGCCAGCACAGCAGAAGCGGCAAGCGCAACGGCCGCGAACCCGTGGTGATCCACCCCGACGACGCCGCGCCGCGCGGTATCCGCGACGGCAGCCCGGTGCGGCTGTTCAATGAGCGTGGCAGCTGCCTGTGCACGGCGGTTGTCAGCGACGAGGTGCGGCCCGGCGTGCTGCAGGTGAGTACCGGTGCCTGGTATGACCCGCCGGCCGAAGAGGGCACGGGGCTGTCCTGCCTGCACGGCAACCCGAACGTGCTCACGCGGGATCAGGGCACCTCGCGGCTGGCCCAGGGGCCCAGTGCGCTGTCGTGCTTGGTGGATATCGAGGCGTACGCGGGCGATCCTCCCCCCATGACCGCCTTCACGCCGCCACCCATTCGTCGCGGAGACTGA
- a CDS encoding amidohydrolase family protein gives MLGARRRFSRSQITSFSWNSEIAMSTLIQGATIVAMGGNTGTEPFQGDILIEGDSITKIGKDIPPSPGVEVIDARGKLVMPGLVNAHLHTGEALYKGRYDNLPLELWMLYSYPVLDAEPLGERLIYLRSMLVAMEALKTGTTCFTDDMYESPQQSMAQLGAAVQAYDDVGIRATVSGHVVNKNYLDTVPFAREHVPAALQDEIGKSAPPSTEAYLEFAKEAYTRFHDRSGRIRFMVAPSAPQRCTEDLLLGANELAQQWKVPFHTHIVETKVQGCTGPALYGRSLMRYMHDLGLLHPGVTIAHSIWVSDEDIELMGDAGVSIVHNVISNQKLGAGIAPVRKLLGAGVNVGLGTDGICSNDSANMFDVIKAAGLIHKVTTPEYGRWLNAGEVLNAGTLAGAKTARIEHLTGSIEVGKRADLLFIDMKTSAFTPCNDIRNHLVYCENGSSIEAVMVNGDIVVRDGKLTRVDEAALLEELRQLMPEFLSYHAKVERSNSRLFPYIDEIHKKCALMDIGVNRLGTDDAYGTRQ, from the coding sequence GTGTTGGGAGCCCGACGACGGTTTTCTCGTTCCCAGATAACGTCCTTTTCGTGGAATTCGGAGATTGCAATGAGCACATTGATTCAGGGCGCGACCATTGTCGCCATGGGTGGAAATACGGGAACGGAGCCCTTTCAGGGCGATATCCTGATCGAGGGCGATAGCATCACCAAGATCGGCAAGGACATCCCGCCGTCGCCGGGCGTTGAAGTGATCGACGCGCGCGGCAAGCTCGTCATGCCCGGGCTTGTCAACGCGCACCTGCATACCGGTGAGGCGTTGTACAAGGGGCGTTACGACAACCTCCCGCTGGAACTATGGATGCTGTACTCGTATCCGGTGCTGGACGCCGAACCCCTGGGGGAGCGCCTGATCTATCTTCGCAGCATGCTGGTTGCCATGGAGGCCCTCAAGACCGGGACAACGTGCTTCACGGATGATATGTACGAATCCCCGCAGCAGAGCATGGCGCAGCTTGGTGCGGCAGTTCAGGCCTATGATGACGTGGGTATTCGCGCGACGGTCTCCGGGCATGTGGTGAACAAGAACTACCTGGATACGGTCCCGTTCGCCCGGGAGCATGTCCCTGCCGCGCTGCAGGACGAGATCGGCAAGTCAGCGCCGCCTTCAACCGAGGCTTACCTGGAATTTGCCAAGGAGGCGTACACCAGGTTCCATGACCGCTCCGGGCGCATCCGTTTCATGGTCGCGCCGTCCGCGCCACAACGGTGTACGGAGGACCTGCTGCTGGGAGCCAATGAGCTGGCGCAGCAGTGGAAGGTGCCTTTCCACACGCACATCGTCGAAACCAAGGTGCAGGGGTGTACCGGTCCGGCACTCTACGGGCGCAGCCTGATGCGGTACATGCATGATCTGGGGCTTTTGCACCCGGGCGTCACCATCGCGCATTCCATCTGGGTGAGCGACGAAGATATCGAATTGATGGGGGATGCCGGCGTCTCGATCGTGCATAACGTGATCTCCAACCAGAAACTGGGCGCCGGGATTGCACCGGTGCGCAAGCTTCTCGGGGCAGGCGTCAATGTCGGGCTGGGCACCGACGGGATCTGCTCCAACGATTCGGCGAACATGTTCGATGTGATCAAGGCGGCCGGCCTGATTCACAAGGTGACCACTCCCGAGTACGGGCGCTGGCTCAATGCCGGCGAAGTGCTGAACGCCGGCACGCTTGCCGGTGCAAAGACAGCGCGGATCGAGCACCTCACCGGTTCGATCGAGGTGGGGAAAAGGGCGGATCTCCTTTTCATTGACATGAAAACGAGCGCGTTCACCCCCTGCAACGACATTCGCAATCACCTGGTCTACTGCGAGAACGGCAGCTCGATCGAGGCGGTGATGGTCAACGGTGACATCGTGGTCCGGGACGGTAAGCTGACCAGGGTTGATGAAGCCGCGCTGCTGGAAGAGCTGCGACAGCTCATGCCGGAGTTTCTCAGCTATCACGCGAAGGTGGAGCGCAGTAATTCGCGCCTTTTTCCGTACATTGATGAAATCCACAAGAAGTGCGCTCTGATGGATATCGGCGTCAACCGGCTCGGGACCGACGACGCCTATGGAACACGCCAGTAA
- a CDS encoding ABC transporter ATP-binding protein, which yields MAVTMLELEGVEKKYGGAAAVDKVSFSVNKGEFIAIMGPSGCGKTTTLRMIAGLDVPDGGDIRLWGRSLVDDAPWDRDAPLVWQNYALFPFMSVQKNVEFGLVQRKRPKAERRKKSQEWMERLGIGALANRGVAQLSGGQRQRVALARALVTEPEMLLLDEPLSALDQHLRVQMQGELLRLQRELNTTFIHVTHSQSESFAMADRVIVMNGGTVQQIDAPKVIHQRPANRFVAEFVGGKNIFNGRLQALNAGTALFRVGEREFTVCGVDGFDAGDDACLVVGANHVGIQAAPRGQGNEMDVEIETVETSGSSAIVHMRAADGTEVIAESAVGHLDDALVQVGARVVACWEPDDGFLVPR from the coding sequence ATGGCAGTGACAATGCTTGAACTGGAGGGTGTGGAGAAGAAATACGGCGGTGCAGCCGCCGTCGACAAGGTCTCGTTTTCCGTGAACAAGGGCGAGTTCATCGCAATTATGGGGCCATCCGGCTGCGGCAAGACGACCACCCTCAGGATGATTGCCGGGCTGGACGTCCCGGATGGCGGTGACATCCGCCTCTGGGGGCGCAGCCTGGTTGATGACGCGCCGTGGGACCGGGATGCACCACTGGTCTGGCAGAACTACGCACTGTTCCCGTTCATGTCGGTTCAGAAGAACGTGGAGTTCGGGCTGGTCCAGCGTAAACGGCCGAAAGCAGAGCGCCGCAAGAAGTCTCAGGAGTGGATGGAGAGGCTTGGCATTGGCGCTCTGGCCAATCGTGGCGTTGCCCAGTTGTCAGGCGGCCAGCGCCAGCGGGTCGCGCTCGCCCGGGCGCTGGTTACCGAGCCGGAGATGCTGCTGCTCGACGAGCCTCTGTCGGCACTGGATCAGCACTTGCGGGTTCAGATGCAGGGTGAACTGCTTCGCCTGCAGCGCGAACTGAATACGACGTTCATTCACGTGACGCACAGTCAGTCTGAATCCTTCGCCATGGCGGATCGGGTGATCGTGATGAACGGTGGCACGGTGCAACAGATCGATGCGCCGAAAGTGATCCATCAGAGGCCGGCGAACCGATTCGTGGCGGAGTTCGTGGGGGGGAAGAATATTTTCAACGGACGGCTGCAGGCGTTGAACGCCGGCACCGCACTGTTTCGCGTGGGCGAGCGCGAGTTCACGGTCTGCGGGGTTGACGGGTTCGATGCGGGCGACGACGCCTGTCTCGTGGTGGGAGCCAATCATGTTGGCATCCAGGCGGCGCCGCGCGGCCAGGGAAATGAGATGGATGTGGAAATCGAGACGGTCGAGACGTCAGGTTCCAGCGCGATCGTCCACATGCGCGCCGCAGATGGAACGGAAGTGATTGCCGAGAGTGCTGTTGGTCACCTTGACGACGCACTCGTGCAGGTAGGCGCCAGAGTGGTGGCGTGTTGGGAGCCCGACGACGGTTTTCTCGTTCCCAGATAA
- a CDS encoding ABC transporter permease: MFVFTPIIANLVFSFNASRFPTLPLAGFTTHWYEEIFSDRRLIQGLKNSLLVSGTTALIATFLGFSAAYIDYRYRFFGRTAFLALVTLPPTIPVVILGLGMLSFQSSVGLLGTIPGIVSAHVVYCAPFALALTRMRLASLDPSIEPAAWNLGATQGSTMLSIIIPHCAPAILAAFFLTAAVSFDEFMIAYFISGYNQTLPVHVLTMLEGQVSPRVNAIGSVVFLFTIGMVVLAQVLMVRRRHS; the protein is encoded by the coding sequence ATGTTCGTGTTTACCCCGATCATTGCGAACCTGGTTTTCTCGTTCAACGCCTCGAGGTTTCCAACGCTTCCGCTGGCTGGATTCACGACGCACTGGTATGAGGAGATATTCAGCGACAGGCGGCTCATTCAGGGTTTGAAAAACAGCCTTCTCGTCTCCGGAACCACGGCATTGATTGCAACGTTTCTTGGTTTCTCGGCTGCATATATCGATTACCGATACCGGTTTTTCGGGCGGACCGCCTTTCTTGCCCTGGTGACTCTTCCGCCCACAATCCCGGTCGTCATACTTGGGCTCGGGATGCTGTCGTTTCAGTCCAGCGTGGGTTTGCTTGGCACTATTCCTGGTATTGTCAGTGCACACGTTGTCTATTGTGCTCCTTTTGCGCTTGCTCTGACCCGGATGCGCCTGGCGAGCCTCGATCCTTCGATTGAGCCCGCGGCCTGGAACCTTGGGGCGACTCAGGGGAGTACGATGCTATCGATCATCATTCCCCATTGTGCTCCCGCGATCCTGGCAGCGTTTTTCCTGACGGCGGCCGTTTCCTTCGACGAGTTCATGATCGCCTATTTCATCTCAGGGTATAACCAGACGCTTCCCGTTCACGTCCTGACAATGCTGGAGGGGCAGGTGAGCCCGCGAGTCAATGCGATTGGAAGCGTCGTTTTCCTTTTCACTATCGGGATGGTCGTCCTGGCACAGGTGCTGATGGTTCGCCGACGCCACAGTTGA
- a CDS encoding ABC transporter permease, with the protein MNRTTVAKSARLLRLIEALGAHRSPTLRFRQARFAIAWGLPPVAWQAAFFVGPLLLLVWISFWSVVNFRLTPDFVLDNWRHLLGSGSFINAYAYSFKMAVLTAVTVGAVAIPAAYTIAFKTSPRLRLTLLLLLIVPFFTSYPVRIYSWQSLLSPNGFINSMLDLVALGPYLFLNNWIGTLVGLVTLTMPLVVIIQTLAFSAVDRSYVEAAHNLGCGRIKTFFTVLLPLARTGLILSVTLAFVLAFGDFISPTFLGGSRPPTLSILLTDQVQSGNHWPRAAVVAVIMFVTLITVVLSMLAFAYRNKWRSV; encoded by the coding sequence ATGAACAGAACCACGGTCGCGAAGAGCGCCAGGTTGCTTCGGCTCATTGAAGCACTTGGCGCACACAGGAGTCCGACACTGCGCTTCCGCCAGGCGCGTTTTGCGATCGCGTGGGGATTGCCGCCTGTCGCGTGGCAGGCGGCGTTTTTCGTCGGGCCTCTGCTCCTGCTGGTGTGGATCTCTTTCTGGTCGGTGGTGAACTTCCGGCTGACACCGGACTTCGTCCTGGACAACTGGCGGCACCTCCTTGGCAGCGGCTCGTTCATCAACGCCTACGCCTACAGTTTCAAGATGGCCGTGCTCACGGCCGTTACGGTCGGTGCCGTGGCGATACCCGCTGCTTACACGATCGCGTTCAAGACGTCCCCGCGCCTGCGGCTGACACTGCTGCTCCTGTTGATCGTGCCCTTCTTTACGAGCTATCCGGTGAGGATCTACTCCTGGCAATCGTTGTTGAGCCCCAATGGGTTCATCAACAGTATGCTGGACCTGGTCGCCCTTGGTCCCTATCTCTTCCTGAACAACTGGATCGGTACGCTGGTTGGCCTGGTGACACTGACCATGCCGCTAGTGGTCATCATCCAGACACTGGCGTTCTCCGCCGTGGACAGGAGTTACGTTGAAGCAGCCCACAATCTGGGCTGCGGCCGGATCAAGACGTTCTTCACGGTTCTTCTCCCTCTCGCCAGAACCGGGCTGATTCTGTCGGTTACGCTCGCGTTCGTGCTCGCATTCGGCGATTTTATTTCCCCGACCTTCCTCGGCGGCTCGCGGCCCCCAACGCTCAGTATTCTGCTGACGGATCAGGTTCAGTCGGGGAACCACTGGCCGCGGGCCGCCGTGGTCGCAGTGATCATGTTCGTGACGCTGATTACGGTCGTGCTGTCCATGCTCGCATTCGCGTACCGGAACAAGTGGAGGAGCGTGTGA
- a CDS encoding ABC transporter substrate-binding protein produces MSRILDKNGRPISRRRFLQGMGALAGSTVLASSPFRTLGASDQVLNILTWPGHGDPFVVREFEEQYNCTVRAREYEGGEEMLAMVNQAPPGTYDVIMADAEYIQMLRDGDFIQRLDPSDYPLEDFWPEFQEFESHWADGDLYSVMLRFGYIGMAYRTDIFDEDEVTSYSALWSDKAAGRVGFFDWYLPSMGCVSLYEGNEDPFDIDSAAFEALKERLFSLEPQTAGFRGMSGVFSMLTDGTASVVPGVGDWVAFLLQEDGIPVASAVPEEGGLQWTESLSIANGAQNPDLARAFIQYMTSPEGQVKTARLPAYAASIPNRKGWELLNEDYPDAAKSLRHTFDDRNVIDEYRDGLISLRRLPAQQNIELWNDAWTEFKSL; encoded by the coding sequence ATGTCCCGTATCCTTGACAAGAATGGCCGTCCAATCAGCCGTCGCCGGTTCCTTCAGGGCATGGGCGCCCTTGCCGGCTCGACCGTGTTGGCATCCTCCCCCTTTCGCACGCTGGGAGCCAGTGACCAGGTGCTCAACATTCTGACCTGGCCTGGCCATGGTGATCCCTTCGTGGTCAGGGAGTTCGAGGAGCAGTACAACTGCACCGTTCGTGCCCGCGAGTACGAGGGTGGCGAGGAAATGCTCGCCATGGTCAATCAGGCACCTCCCGGCACGTATGACGTCATCATGGCGGATGCGGAGTACATCCAGATGCTGCGGGACGGGGATTTCATCCAGCGCCTGGATCCGTCTGACTATCCCCTCGAGGACTTCTGGCCGGAGTTTCAGGAATTCGAGTCGCACTGGGCCGACGGCGACCTGTACTCCGTGATGCTCCGTTTCGGCTACATCGGAATGGCATACCGGACAGATATTTTCGACGAGGATGAAGTCACTTCCTACAGCGCCTTGTGGAGTGACAAGGCCGCCGGACGGGTCGGGTTTTTCGACTGGTATCTGCCCAGCATGGGCTGTGTGAGCCTGTACGAAGGCAACGAGGATCCGTTCGACATCGATAGTGCGGCGTTTGAAGCCCTGAAAGAGCGCCTTTTCAGCCTCGAGCCCCAGACCGCCGGTTTCCGCGGCATGTCCGGGGTGTTCTCCATGCTCACCGACGGCACCGCATCCGTGGTTCCGGGGGTGGGCGACTGGGTGGCCTTCCTGTTGCAGGAAGACGGCATCCCGGTTGCCTCCGCCGTTCCCGAAGAGGGCGGGCTCCAGTGGACGGAGTCGCTGTCCATCGCAAACGGTGCGCAGAACCCCGATCTTGCCAGGGCATTCATCCAGTACATGACGTCGCCCGAGGGTCAGGTGAAGACGGCCCGCCTGCCCGCATACGCGGCATCGATCCCGAACCGCAAAGGTTGGGAGCTGCTCAATGAAGACTACCCCGACGCAGCGAAGTCCCTCCGTCACACGTTCGATGATCGCAATGTCATCGACGAGTACCGGGACGGGCTCATCAGTCTGCGCCGTCTCCCTGCTCAGCAGAACATCGAGCTGTGGAATGACGCCTGGACCGAGTTCAAGTCACTCTGA
- a CDS encoding nucleoside deaminase, which translates to MQEPAYFMRKAIEHSRKKMKENGAAPFAAVVVKDGKIVGVGVNEVVTKNDVTSHGEVEAIRDAGRNLDTWDLSGCVLYTTCEPCELCVAAMHWARISRMYYANTLDDCAPMGLDLKGLRETVRRDVNDRDLPSEQLLHGEAKAVLDEWLESDEFRPF; encoded by the coding sequence ATGCAAGAGCCGGCCTACTTCATGCGGAAAGCCATTGAGCATTCCAGGAAGAAAATGAAGGAAAACGGTGCTGCTCCTTTCGCTGCTGTCGTTGTAAAAGATGGCAAGATTGTCGGGGTTGGCGTGAACGAAGTTGTCACGAAAAACGATGTCACCTCTCACGGTGAAGTGGAGGCGATTCGGGACGCGGGACGCAACCTCGACACCTGGGATCTTTCCGGCTGCGTACTCTATACGACCTGTGAGCCTTGTGAGCTCTGCGTTGCCGCCATGCACTGGGCACGAATCAGTCGTATGTATTACGCCAATACGCTTGATGACTGTGCACCAATGGGGCTTGATCTCAAAGGACTCAGGGAGACGGTTCGTCGCGACGTTAACGACCGTGATCTTCCATCCGAACAACTGCTTCATGGTGAGGCGAAGGCTGTTCTTGATGAGTGGCTGGAGTCTGATGAATTCAGACCTTTCTAA